From the Rhinoderma darwinii isolate aRhiDar2 chromosome 12, aRhiDar2.hap1, whole genome shotgun sequence genome, one window contains:
- the GOLPH3L gene encoding Golgi phosphoprotein 3-like: protein MTTLVWRGRRGEEGQDKRADSDDSGKEKDEETSGDCKDMRLTLMEEVLLLGLKDKEGYTSFWNDCISSGLRGGILIELALRGRVILEPATLRKKRLLDRRVLLKSETPTGDVLLDETLKHIKATDPAETVQSWIELLTGETWNPFKLQYQLRNVRERIAKSLVEKGILTTEKQNFLLFDMTTHPVTNTTEKQRLVKKLQESVLEKWVNDPHRMDRRTLALLVLAHSSDVLENAFSTLPDEKYDMAMNRSKDLLDLDPDIEATKPNCAEMIWAVLSAFNKS from the exons ATGACCACTTTAGTTTGGCGCGGCCGACGTGGCGAAGAGGGGCAGGACAAAAGGGCTGATTCGGACGATTCCGGCAAAGAGAAGGATGAGGAAACCTCGGGGGACTGTAAGGATATGAGGCTGACGCTTATGGAGGAAGTTCTTCTTTTGGGACTGAAGGATAAAGAG GGTTATACATCCTTCTGGAATGACTGCATATCCTCAGGACTACGTGGAGGTATCCTCATTGAGCTCGCCCTCAGGGGACGTGTTATTCTGGAACCGGCTACTTTACGGAAGAAGCGCCTCCTGGACAGAAGG GTGCTGCTAAAGTCAGAGACCCCGACTGGAGACGTTTTATTGGACGAGACCCTGAAACACATTAAGGCTACCGACCCTGCTGAAACCGTACAGAGCTGGATAGAGTTACTGACCG GTGAAACATGGAACCCCTTCAAGCTTCAGTATCAACTAAGGAACGTTCGAGAACGCATTGCCAAAAGCTTGGTGGAAAAGGGAATCTTGactacagaaaaacaaaacttCCTGCTCTTCGACATGACGACCCACCCTGTAACCAACACCACAGAGAAGCAACGACTGGTGAAGAAGCTGCAAGAATCCGTTCTGGAAAAGTGGGTGAACGACCCACATCGCATGGACAGACGGACACTGGCCCTGCTGGTACTGGCCCACTCCTCTGATGTCCTAGAGAACGCCTTCTCCACGCTGCCCGATGAGAAATACGACATGGCCATGAACAGATCCAAGGACCTCCTAGATTTGGATCCCGACATAGAAGCCACCAAACCCAACTGCGCCGAAATGATCTGGGCTGTGTTGTCGGCTTTCAACAAATCTTAA